One segment of Sandaracinaceae bacterium DNA contains the following:
- a CDS encoding nucleotidyltransferase family protein, translating to MSDKVTPPSNPRGPYTALLMAGSRGPTDPVASYCGISHKAMAPIAGEPMVQHVLRTLAAAPEVGNIIAVIEAPELIEALPVAKQLIAEGRLTVTHAAPSPSQSVTKVLDAYSPYPALVTTADHPLLTTAMIADFVQGIPAHVDVAALVAREDTIRAEYPETRRTYFRFADEAISGCNLFALPTPRGRNAMAFWRKLEQDRKKPWKMAYSLGPKTLLNFALRRLTVDMAADAIGQQADVRAALVRSRFAEAAIDVDKPHDLHLVNQILARRALPG from the coding sequence ATGAGCGACAAGGTCACCCCGCCCTCGAATCCTCGCGGCCCCTATACCGCCCTCCTCATGGCGGGCAGCCGCGGGCCCACGGACCCAGTGGCCAGCTACTGTGGGATCTCCCACAAAGCCATGGCCCCGATCGCCGGCGAGCCCATGGTGCAGCACGTGCTGCGCACGCTGGCGGCCGCACCGGAGGTGGGCAACATCATCGCGGTCATCGAGGCCCCCGAGCTCATCGAGGCCCTGCCGGTGGCCAAGCAGCTGATCGCCGAGGGGCGCCTGACGGTCACGCACGCCGCGCCCTCGCCCAGCCAGAGCGTGACCAAGGTGCTGGACGCCTACTCGCCCTACCCCGCGCTGGTCACCACGGCCGACCACCCGCTGCTGACCACGGCCATGATCGCGGACTTCGTGCAGGGAATCCCGGCGCACGTGGACGTGGCCGCGCTGGTGGCGCGCGAAGACACCATCCGCGCCGAGTACCCCGAGACGCGCCGCACCTACTTCCGCTTCGCGGACGAGGCGATCAGCGGCTGCAACCTGTTTGCCCTGCCCACGCCGCGCGGGCGCAACGCCATGGCGTTCTGGCGGAAGCTCGAGCAGGACCGCAAGAAGCCGTGGAAAATGGCCTACTCGTTGGGCCCGAAGACGCTGCTGAACTTCGCCCTGCGGCGCCTGACGGTGGACATGGCCGCCGACGCGATTGGCCAGCAGGCCGACGTGCGCGCCGCGCTGGTGCGCAGCCGGTTTGCCGAGGCCGCCATCGACGTGGACAAGCCGCACGACCTGCACCTGGTCAATCAGATCCTGGCCCGGCGCGCGCTGCCGGGTTGA
- a CDS encoding DEAD/DEAH box helicase: MTPKVALSSDFLTAFARIPRSQQKKVRAFIEKFKADPTQASINYESLEGMRDDKVRTVRIDKAYRAVVIHPPQGDVYLCVWVDNHDEAMDWARRKVFEVNASTGSFQVWEPVEGSNDAPKRDERAARERPTELQPAQAERLFSARTDDELMLVGVPAPLLPAVRAVRVEEDLDSLARFLPQEASDALYLLASGYDFAQALDELSAPAPKEVVDTADFTKALERPGSLRQFKVITDDRELAEMLDAPLSLWRVFLHPTQQQLVRMDSKGSARVLGGAGTGKTVVAMHRARHLALQKGFLQPGQRVLFTTYTKNLAADIKQNLATLCGAERDLIEVKHLHGWAADFLRARGAKMKVLPDTVERKRWAEVVALADESLPFREAFYREEWSKVVQAHDVLSEDEYMKVRRTGRGTPLKRAERRAVWKVLSAYRAKLDAGGYMDPADLIREARLLLQNAPGALPYRAVVADEVQDFRQADLALLRALVPQGDNDIFVVGDAHQRIYGHRASLGAADISIRGRRSRKLRINYRTTEEIRAWATAILSGMTVDDLDEGTDEHQGYHSLRFGAAPELRHFRTEAEEGAFIVDTIRRWQEDGTRLADVCVIARSVKALEQRYQPLLADAGFATQLIKTDADTQKEDGVRLAGMHRAKGLEFRRVILAGIQAGTMPLQLSDDRFADEAAKHAHEDSERRLLHVAATRARDGLVVTGFGEPSAVLRLLDQSSASVRT; this comes from the coding sequence ATGACCCCCAAAGTGGCCCTGTCGTCGGACTTCCTGACCGCGTTCGCGCGCATCCCGCGCAGCCAGCAGAAGAAGGTCCGCGCGTTCATCGAGAAGTTCAAGGCGGACCCTACCCAGGCGTCCATCAACTACGAGTCCCTCGAGGGCATGCGCGACGACAAGGTGCGCACCGTGCGCATCGACAAGGCGTACCGCGCCGTGGTGATTCACCCGCCGCAGGGGGATGTGTACCTGTGCGTGTGGGTAGACAACCACGACGAGGCCATGGACTGGGCTCGCCGCAAGGTGTTCGAGGTCAACGCCAGCACGGGCTCGTTCCAGGTGTGGGAGCCCGTGGAGGGCTCGAACGACGCACCCAAGCGAGATGAACGCGCCGCGCGAGAACGCCCTACCGAGCTGCAGCCAGCGCAGGCCGAGCGCCTGTTCTCCGCCCGCACCGACGACGAGCTGATGCTGGTGGGTGTGCCTGCGCCGCTCTTGCCCGCCGTGCGCGCGGTGCGCGTGGAAGAAGACCTGGACAGCCTCGCCCGGTTCCTGCCGCAGGAGGCGTCCGACGCGCTCTACCTGCTGGCCTCGGGATATGACTTTGCGCAAGCCCTCGACGAGCTCTCGGCGCCGGCGCCCAAAGAGGTGGTGGACACCGCGGACTTCACCAAGGCGCTCGAGCGCCCCGGGTCGCTGCGGCAGTTCAAGGTCATCACCGACGACCGCGAGCTGGCCGAGATGCTGGACGCGCCGCTGTCGCTCTGGCGCGTGTTCTTGCACCCCACCCAGCAACAGCTGGTGCGCATGGACAGCAAGGGCTCGGCGCGCGTGCTGGGCGGCGCCGGCACGGGGAAGACGGTGGTGGCCATGCACCGCGCCAGGCACTTGGCGCTGCAGAAGGGCTTCTTGCAGCCCGGCCAGCGCGTGCTCTTCACCACCTACACCAAGAACCTGGCGGCCGACATCAAGCAGAACCTGGCCACACTGTGCGGCGCAGAGCGCGACCTCATCGAGGTGAAGCACCTGCACGGCTGGGCGGCGGACTTCCTGCGGGCGCGCGGCGCGAAGATGAAGGTGCTGCCCGACACCGTGGAGCGGAAGCGGTGGGCCGAGGTGGTGGCGCTGGCCGACGAGAGCCTGCCGTTTCGCGAGGCCTTCTACCGCGAAGAGTGGAGCAAGGTGGTGCAGGCCCACGACGTGCTCAGCGAGGACGAGTACATGAAGGTGCGCCGCACCGGGCGGGGCACGCCGCTCAAGCGAGCCGAGCGGCGGGCGGTGTGGAAGGTGCTCAGCGCCTACCGCGCCAAGCTGGACGCCGGCGGCTACATGGACCCGGCCGACCTCATTCGTGAGGCGCGCTTGCTCCTGCAAAACGCGCCGGGCGCCCTGCCCTACCGCGCCGTGGTGGCCGACGAGGTGCAGGACTTCCGCCAGGCGGACCTGGCCCTGCTGCGCGCTCTCGTGCCCCAGGGAGACAACGACATCTTCGTGGTGGGCGACGCGCACCAGCGCATCTACGGGCACCGAGCCAGCCTGGGCGCCGCCGACATCAGCATCCGGGGGCGCCGCTCACGCAAGCTGCGCATCAACTACCGCACCACCGAGGAGATCCGCGCGTGGGCCACGGCCATCCTCAGCGGCATGACGGTGGACGACCTGGACGAAGGAACCGACGAGCATCAGGGCTACCACTCGCTGCGCTTCGGAGCCGCGCCCGAGCTGCGGCATTTCCGCACCGAAGCCGAAGAAGGCGCGTTCATCGTGGACACCATCCGCCGTTGGCAAGAAGACGGCACCCGCCTAGCAGACGTGTGCGTCATCGCGCGGTCCGTGAAGGCGCTGGAGCAGCGCTACCAACCGCTGCTGGCTGATGCCGGCTTCGCGACTCAGCTGATCAAGACCGACGCCGACACCCAGAAGGAAGACGGCGTTCGCCTCGCGGGCATGCACCGCGCCAAGGGCCTGGAGTTCCGGCGCGTCATCCTGGCGGGCATCCAAGCCGGCACCATGCCGCTGCAGCTCTCGGATGACCGGTTTGCCGACGAGGCCGCCAAGCACGCCCATGAAGACAGCGAGCGCCGCCTGCTGCACGTGGCGGCGACGCGCGCGCGAGACGGGCTGGTGGTGACGGGGTTTGGCGAGCCGAGTGCTGTTCTGAGGCTGCTCGATCAGTCGTCGGCATCCGTCCGGACTTGA
- a CDS encoding DEAD/DEAH box helicase: MTTGHAPSDSGEPTEPGTTSAPELPTFDVIPMRAEVRRAIDEMGWSNPTPVQIQAYPLAINGRDIIVQSRTGTGKTGAFGLPLVDRLIDVNGGPQALILAPTRELALQSAREIGRIGATTGIHTTAVYGGAPMERQVRELSEGAQIISGTPGRVLDHLRRGTIKGDRLKVLILDEADEMLSMGFAVELNAIMELLPATRQTLLFSATVDGPVHRVAERHMKNPEFITLSGDAVGALGIEHFTFMVSGMARTRDLVRIIEVEDPESAIIFCNTKVDTERVATELQNAGFNAEWLNGDMAQSDREKVMAATREGNIRFLVCTDVAARGIDISHLTHVINFEMPNHLEQYVHRTGRTGRAGRTGTAITLVAPQELGQLYYLRLQYSIFPVERSIPTAGEERTRREADRILMLARTFQGAVADLDRAVAKRLLTHPDAEHLIAGLLGSFFGASTEEVVDERAAAARREQRPRPAPNPERERSPRPSQKPPRSASPAPSPRVAAPKDDFVDLNDTDADNDGDTDAGGNDEERSRRRRRKRRGEGQGRPGAGQSELSFDATATGQSAPTEGRRSDADDDTANENEAKLYVSLGKRDDVSAGELNRLFIDVGGVPADQVGRIRVRDRHSFVFLPREVADAAVAALNGTTQRDRELIVEFARK, translated from the coding sequence ATGACGACTGGCCATGCGCCCTCCGACAGCGGCGAACCCACCGAGCCCGGCACCACCAGTGCCCCCGAGCTGCCCACTTTCGATGTCATCCCCATGCGCGCCGAGGTGCGCCGCGCCATCGACGAGATGGGCTGGAGCAACCCTACCCCGGTGCAGATCCAGGCCTACCCGCTGGCCATCAACGGCCGCGACATCATCGTGCAGTCGCGCACCGGCACCGGCAAGACAGGCGCCTTCGGCCTGCCGCTGGTGGACCGCTTGATCGACGTGAACGGTGGGCCGCAGGCGCTCATCCTGGCGCCCACGCGTGAGCTGGCGCTGCAATCGGCGCGCGAGATCGGCCGCATCGGCGCCACCACCGGCATCCACACCACCGCGGTGTACGGCGGTGCCCCGATGGAGCGTCAGGTCCGCGAGCTGAGCGAGGGCGCGCAGATCATCTCCGGCACGCCGGGCCGCGTGCTCGACCACTTGCGCCGCGGCACCATCAAGGGCGACCGGCTCAAGGTGCTCATCCTGGACGAGGCCGACGAGATGCTGTCCATGGGCTTCGCGGTGGAGCTCAACGCCATCATGGAGCTGCTGCCGGCCACGCGTCAGACGCTGCTCTTCTCCGCCACGGTGGATGGCCCGGTGCACCGTGTGGCCGAGCGCCACATGAAGAACCCCGAGTTCATCACGCTGAGCGGCGACGCCGTGGGCGCGCTGGGCATCGAGCACTTCACGTTCATGGTGTCGGGCATGGCGCGCACGCGCGACCTGGTGCGCATCATCGAGGTGGAAGACCCCGAGAGCGCCATCATCTTCTGCAACACCAAGGTGGACACCGAGCGTGTGGCCACCGAGCTGCAGAACGCCGGCTTCAACGCCGAGTGGCTGAACGGCGACATGGCGCAGAGCGACCGCGAGAAGGTCATGGCGGCCACGCGCGAGGGCAACATCCGCTTCCTGGTGTGCACCGACGTGGCGGCGCGCGGCATCGACATCTCGCACCTCACGCACGTCATCAACTTCGAGATGCCCAACCACCTCGAGCAGTACGTGCACCGCACGGGCCGCACGGGGCGCGCGGGCCGCACCGGCACCGCCATCACGCTGGTGGCGCCGCAGGAGCTGGGGCAGCTCTACTACCTGCGCCTGCAGTACTCCATCTTCCCGGTGGAGCGCTCCATCCCCACCGCCGGCGAAGAGCGCACACGCCGCGAGGCCGACCGCATCCTCATGCTGGCGCGCACTTTCCAGGGCGCCGTGGCGGACCTCGACCGCGCCGTGGCCAAGCGCCTGCTCACGCACCCGGACGCCGAGCACCTCATCGCCGGCCTGCTGGGCTCGTTCTTCGGGGCCTCCACCGAAGAGGTGGTGGACGAACGCGCCGCCGCCGCGCGCCGTGAGCAGCGCCCGCGCCCCGCGCCCAACCCGGAGCGTGAGCGCAGCCCGCGGCCCAGCCAGAAGCCGCCCCGCAGCGCCAGCCCCGCCCCCAGCCCGCGCGTGGCGGCTCCGAAGGATGACTTCGTGGACCTCAACGACACGGACGCCGACAACGACGGCGACACCGACGCCGGAGGCAACGACGAGGAGCGCAGCCGCCGCCGTCGCCGCAAGCGCCGTGGCGAAGGCCAAGGCCGGCCGGGCGCGGGCCAGAGCGAGCTCTCGTTCGACGCCACCGCCACCGGTCAGAGCGCGCCCACCGAGGGCCGCCGCAGCGACGCCGACGACGACACCGCCAACGAGAACGAGGCCAAGCTCTACGTGAGCCTGGGCAAGCGCGACGACGTGAGCGCCGGCGAGCTGAACCGCCTGTTCATCGACGTGGGCGGCGTGCCCGCCGACCAGGTGGGCCGCATCCGCGTGCGCGACCGGCACTCGTTCGTGTTCCTGCCGCGCGAGGTGGCCGACGCCGCCGTGGCCGCGCTGAACGGGACCACGCAACGCGACCGCGAGCTGATCGTGGAATTCGCGCGGAAGTAG
- a CDS encoding FKBP-type peptidyl-prolyl cis-trans isomerase: MINTPSGLSYEDTRAGTGATPKKGQACVMHYTGWLYVNGAKGAKFDSSLDRGQPFIFPIGVGRVIQGWDEGVGTMQVGGARTLVIPPELGYGGRGAGGVIPPNATLLFEVELLELR, from the coding sequence ATGATCAACACCCCTTCGGGGCTCTCCTACGAAGACACGCGCGCTGGCACCGGCGCCACGCCCAAGAAGGGCCAGGCCTGCGTGATGCACTACACGGGCTGGCTCTACGTGAACGGCGCGAAGGGCGCGAAGTTCGACAGCTCGCTCGACCGCGGGCAGCCCTTCATCTTCCCGATCGGCGTCGGCCGCGTCATCCAGGGCTGGGACGAAGGGGTGGGCACCATGCAGGTGGGCGGCGCACGCACGCTCGTCATCCCGCCCGAGCTCGGCTACGGCGGGCGCGGTGCGGGCGGGGTCATCCCGCCCAACGCCACGCTGCTCTTCGAGGTCGAGCTGCTCGAGCTGCGCTGA
- a CDS encoding methyltransferase domain-containing protein: protein MSSDPAQAKTYYDDFSGWYERERSRGYHVMLDDIEVAIAEPFARGKDILEMGCGTGLIMRRLAPQARSAKGVDISPGMIELAKERGLDVQLGSVTELPFADQSFDLVYSFKVLAHIPEIGQALSEAARVTRPGGHMLLEFYNPLSLRYAAKRLAGPQRISETRTEADMFTRWDSPFTIPKLLPPNVELLGFRGVRVLTPAAFVHRVPVVGPALRRAESMVVDSPLRYFGGFLIAVLRRVD from the coding sequence ATGTCCAGTGACCCAGCCCAGGCCAAGACCTACTACGACGACTTCAGCGGTTGGTACGAGCGTGAGCGCTCGCGCGGCTACCACGTCATGCTGGACGACATCGAGGTCGCCATCGCCGAGCCGTTCGCGCGCGGCAAGGACATCCTCGAGATGGGCTGCGGCACGGGTCTCATCATGCGTCGCCTCGCCCCTCAGGCCCGCTCGGCCAAGGGCGTGGACATCTCGCCGGGCATGATCGAGCTGGCCAAGGAGCGCGGCCTGGACGTGCAGCTCGGCAGCGTCACGGAGCTGCCCTTCGCGGACCAGAGCTTCGACCTGGTCTACAGCTTCAAGGTGCTGGCCCACATCCCCGAGATTGGTCAGGCCCTCAGCGAGGCCGCCCGCGTCACGCGCCCCGGCGGGCACATGCTGCTCGAGTTCTACAACCCGCTCAGCCTGCGCTACGCCGCGAAGCGCCTGGCCGGCCCGCAGCGCATCAGCGAGACCCGCACCGAGGCGGACATGTTCACGCGCTGGGACTCGCCCTTCACCATCCCGAAGCTGCTGCCGCCCAACGTGGAGCTGCTGGGCTTCCGCGGCGTGCGCGTGCTCACGCCGGCCGCCTTCGTGCACCGCGTCCCCGTGGTGGGTCCGGCCCTGCGCCGCGCCGAGAGCATGGTGGTGGACTCGCCGCTGCGGTACTTCGGCGGCTTCCTCATCGCCGTGCTCCGCCGCGTCGACTGA
- a CDS encoding glycosyltransferase family 4 protein codes for MPSVLYVSKPVAPPWNDSSKNLVRDLALGLTRYTPAVMTRRGEDHSLGSTVEADPIYPASAGGFAPGMKDNARVMGRLLIGRAPDLVHFFFAPNPKSSAAGRLATTLRRMPSVHTICSAPREEQAAARVLFADKNVVLSAHTEARMLAAGVPRERLVRIPPAIAPLTPPDAAAVASGRALFDLPATAPLLCYPGDLEFGRGALTVLEAFAAMPQRDAILVMACRAKTAGAREAEQQLRAQAEQLGIAPRVVWIGETNAIHTLLAAVDVVLLPTDTLYAKMDYPLVILEAMSLGKPVVVGLGTPAEELCTGGAALATEVSRDAVLDVMTRLTDSASLRADHGERGRQRVLSAYTRAPMAAAYEALYDELVA; via the coding sequence ATGCCGAGTGTCCTGTATGTCTCCAAGCCCGTCGCGCCTCCCTGGAACGACAGCTCCAAGAACCTGGTGCGTGACCTGGCGCTGGGGCTGACGCGCTACACGCCCGCCGTCATGACGCGGCGAGGGGAGGACCACTCGCTCGGCAGCACGGTGGAGGCCGACCCCATCTATCCGGCGAGCGCCGGCGGCTTTGCACCCGGCATGAAGGACAACGCGCGCGTCATGGGCCGCCTGCTGATTGGGCGCGCGCCAGACCTGGTGCACTTCTTCTTCGCCCCCAACCCCAAGAGCTCGGCCGCAGGGCGCCTCGCCACCACGCTGCGCCGCATGCCCTCGGTGCACACCATCTGCAGCGCGCCGCGCGAGGAGCAGGCCGCCGCGCGCGTGCTCTTCGCGGACAAGAACGTGGTGCTCAGCGCCCACACCGAGGCGCGCATGCTGGCGGCTGGCGTGCCGCGCGAGCGCCTGGTGCGCATCCCGCCCGCCATCGCTCCGCTGACGCCGCCCGATGCCGCCGCCGTGGCGAGCGGGCGCGCGCTCTTCGACCTGCCCGCCACGGCCCCGCTGCTCTGCTACCCCGGTGACCTCGAGTTCGGGCGCGGCGCGCTCACGGTGCTCGAGGCGTTCGCGGCCATGCCGCAGCGCGACGCGATTCTGGTGATGGCCTGCCGCGCGAAGACCGCCGGGGCGCGCGAGGCCGAGCAACAGCTCCGCGCGCAGGCCGAGCAGCTGGGCATCGCACCGCGGGTGGTCTGGATCGGCGAGACCAACGCCATCCACACCCTGCTGGCCGCCGTGGACGTGGTGCTGCTGCCCACCGACACGCTCTACGCCAAGATGGACTACCCGCTGGTCATCCTCGAGGCCATGTCGCTCGGGAAGCCGGTGGTGGTGGGCCTCGGCACACCCGCCGAGGAGCTCTGCACGGGGGGCGCGGCGCTCGCCACCGAGGTCTCGCGCGACGCGGTGCTGGACGTCATGACGCGCCTCACGGACAGCGCTTCGCTGCGCGCCGACCACGGTGAGCGCGGCCGGCAGAGGGTGCTGAGCGCCTACACCCGCGCCCCCATGGCGGCGGCCTATGAAGCCCTTTATGACGAACTGGTGGCTTGA